Genomic window (Brevibacterium paucivorans):
GTGGCCTTGTCACCCCACCACGACTTGAGCAGGCTCACCGCGTACGCATCGCCGTTGGCCCAGAAGCCCTTCTTCTTTTTGTCGCCCACGGCGCCGAGGTATTGGTCCAGGGTGTCGTGCGTTCCGGCTTTGGGCATGGGTAGGTAGCCGGGAAGCAGGTGGAACAGGGTCGGGATGTCCGACGCACCTTGAATGGTGGCGTGCCCGCGCAATGCCATGATTCCACCGCCGGGGCGTCCCATGTTTCCAAGCAGAAGCTGGAGGATCGCTGCCGTGCGGATGAACTGCGTTCCCATGGAGTGCTGCGTCCAGCCCACTGCGTAGGCAAAGCACGTGGTGCGTTCCCGCCCGGAGTTCTGCGTGATGGAGCGTGCCACGTACTCAAAGTCTTCGCGCTTAATGCCACACATCTGTTCCACCAGCTTAGGGGTGTAGCGCGCGTAGTGGCGCTTAAGGATTTGGAAAACCGTCCTGGGGTGCTCATATGTGGGGTCGGTGGCTGGGCGACCCGTTTCAGGATCGATTTCGTACGCCCAACTGGACTGGTCGTAGGTCTTGGAGTCCTTGTCGAACCCAGAGAACAGCCCGTCGAGGTCCTCCGTGTCGCGGTAGTCCTCGTTGATGATCGTGGCGGCGTTGGTGTAGGCCTTCACGTACTCGGCAAAGTACGCGTCGTTTTCGATGACCCACCGGATGAGCGCTCCCAAGAACACAATGTCTGAACCCGCCCGGATAGGCACGTACTTGTCAGCAAGTGCCGAGGTGCGACTAAAGCGAGGGTCGATGTGAATGACGCGTGCCCCACGCTTTTTAGCTTCCGTCACCCATTGGAACCCAACGGGGTGAGCTTCAGCCATGTTAGAACCTTGGATCACAATGCAGTCGGCATTGGCCATGTCCTGGAGGTACTGGGTGGCGCCTCCTCGCCCAAATGAGGACCCCAAACTGGGGACCGTGGCGGAGTGTCAAATACGTGCCTGGTTTTCCATCTGAACAGCGCCGGCGGCGGTGAACAGTTTCTTAGCCAGGTAGTTTTCTTCGTTGTCGATCGTGGCTCCACCCAGGGACGCGATTCCCATGGTGCGGTTAAGCGGACGACCGTGTTCGTCAGTGTCTTGCCAGTGAGCGCGACGCGCTTCAATGAAACGTTCCGCGATCATGTCCATCGCGGTGTCTAAGCTGATCTTTTCCCAATCCGTGGAGTGGGGAGCACGGTATAGAACGTCCGTGACACGTCCAGGTGCGTTCACCAATTGTTCTGAGGCCGCACCCTTAGGGCACAAGCGTCCACGTGAAATAGGGGAGTCCGGGTCACCTTCGATCTGTACAACTTTGTTGTCTTTGACGAAGATTCGCTGGCCACACCCCACGGCGCAGTAGGGGCACACGGACTGAACGACTTTGTCAGCGGTCACTGTGCGCGGTTCAGTGTTCTGGGTCTTTGAACTGGTCACGGAAGGACCGCGACCAAAGGCGTCACCAGTGGTGAGCTGACGCACCACTGGCCACTGCAAGAAACTCAACCGACCCATGCCTGGGAGTCTAGCACCAGCCGGGCAACTAGATCAGCTCTAGTGCCTGGTCAATCTGGGTGATGAGACGCCGTCTTAAGTCTTGAGCCTGCAGGGAAAAATCCTCTTGCCGGCGCATGTATTCGGCCTTCCCCTGGGCGGTTTCAATCGCGACGATCCCGTACCCCCATGCGCGCACATCGTAAGGTGAGGCTTCCATGTCGAGAGTGCGAATCGCACGCGCCAGGTCGAACGCGTCCAACACTGTCGCCGATTCCACAATCGGTTCCAGCTTCATCGCCCACTTGTACAGGTCCATTCCGGCGTGCAGACACCCTGGTTGTTCGTTCGTGCGCATCCCTTGCCGTGTGGGTTGCAGCGTGTTCAGCGGGCGCGCCGGGGGAGTGAAGAACCTGAACGCGTCGTAGTGGCTGCACTGGATGCGGTGGTTTTCGACCACGCGGTCCGTCTCTTCTTGGCTCAACCGCAGTGGCACGTGCGAGTGGCGGTGTTCCTGCGCCGTCTGCTTGTACACCATGGCCCATTCGTGCAACCCAAAACACCCGAACGACGCCTCCCGGTCTACGGTCGCTTCCAACAGTTGCCGGATGAATGTGGCTCCCTGCCCGCGGTCGGCTTCCCACGCGCCCACGTCAACATGAGCTACCGTGTGGCCGGCGTGCTGGCTACGGGTGTACCAGCGCCGGTTGAAGTAGGTCTCATCCGCCGAGGTCTCAACCACCACCGCTCTTCCCGCACCCGGGTGCCATGTGGCGAGCTTGCCGGGTTTGAACGGGTAGTAGGTGAAAAGGAAGTCCTCAACCGGGTGCTTTTCGCCTCGTGACCGGCGTTCCAGGTGGGAAGCAGTGCGCTCATGAACGGCCCGTTCATGAGCGTCACGAAGTTCCCGCCATTCGCAGGGTGAAAGAACATGCACGGTTTAGTCGAGGTGTCCTTTGCCCGCTGCGGTGGAGCGTTCGTCAAGGAGTTCGTTGGCCGAGGCGGTAATCCGCTCCCGCTGAAGGTCGGTCAGTTCCAGCTGAGGTACCACCGTGTAAATGCCGTTCTCAATCGTCACCGGATAAGAGTAGACCACACCGGCGGGAACACCGTAGCGAGCCTCCTCGGGTAGCGCTTGAGTGGGGACCGCCATGGACACCCAACGGCCGTCCGTTCCCTGTTCCCAGTCGCGGAGGTGATCCAAGGTCGCTGACGATGCAGACACCACCGAGGAACCACCTCGGGCTTTAATCACGGCGCCACCGCGGGTGGCAACGGTGGGCACGATGGTGTCCAACCAGGTGTCCTTATCAATGACGTCCAGGGCAGGAGTGCCGCTCACGGTTGCGAACGTGAGGTCAGGGAACTGCGTGTTCGAGTGGTTACCCCACACGGCCACCTGAGCGATCTCACCCGCACTCACGCGGGCGCGCTGGGCCACTTGTCCAATCAGACGGTTGTGGTCCAGGCGGGTGAGCGCGGTGATATTGGCGGGGTTGAAGCCCTCTTTTTCTGCGTGGTGAGCGGCCACCAACGCGTTCGTGTTGGCAGGGTTTCCCGTGACCACGACTTTGCAGTCCGGGTGGGCGACCTGCCCCAAAACACGGCCTTGAGTGGCGAAAATGCCTGCGTTGACTTCAAGAAGATCAACGCGGGTCATGCCGTCCTTGCGGGGTGCCGAACCGATGAGCAAGGCCGCGTGAGCGCCGTCGAAGGCAACCTCGGGATCATCGGTGGCCACGATGTTTGCGATGCGCGGGGAGGCGTGGTCCACGAGCTCCATAATGACCCCGTCCAGAGCCTGAACCGCCTGCGGGACTTCGAGGAGGCGCAACTCGATGGGTTCGTCCCCGTAGACGTAGCCGTCAGCGAGCCGGCCCAAAACGTTGTATCCGATATTTCCTGCAGCACCTGAAACAGCGACGATTTTCATGAGCGCCCCTTTCTGAAGTCTGGAATTATTCTATCGGCCAAAGGCAGGTAGCTTAGCGAGGTGCTGACCGGTTAGTGAGCGCCGTGGGCACCGCGTTCCACGGGTCTTCAGGCCACGGGTGTTTGGAGTACTTGCCCCGGTTTTCGGCCCGCACATGCGCATATGCCCCATTCCAAAAACTGCGCAGGTCATCCGTGACCGCCAAGGGTCTGCGGGCTGGTGACAACAAGTGCATCAGCACTGGGCGCCCCAGAATGCTAGGCGTGTCAGCCAGACCAAAGCACTCCTGGAGTTTTACTGCCAACACGGGAGCTTCCGGCTGATCCCCGTGGGACTCCGGCGTGGGGTACGTGACCCGGACTTTGGCACCACTGGGAACCTCGAGCCGTTCAGGAACCAGCTCATTGAGCCGGGCCGCTTCCGGCCAAGGGAATACGCGTTGCAACGCCGCCACCAGGTCAATCTTGTGCCCACGGCCCAGCGCCTCCAGGTCAGGCTCAAGCCATGTGAGGTCCTGCAGGGCATTCAGCGTGACATCGGGCCACGGGTCGCCCACGACAGCATGCACAAAGCCCAACCTGCCACGCAAGGACTCAAACGCGGGATCACCCTCACCCGGCTGCTCGGAAATCCCGGGCACCACGGCGTGCAATCCACGTGTCGCACACGCAGCCCGCACAGCGTCCACTACCGCCTGAGCTGATGGCTGCACCGGGGTGGATGCGAGCTCAATCGCACCCAGTTCCTCCACCTTCCGGGCCTGCACCTTGCCGTCTGTAAACTCGGCGCGCTCAACCGTGCGGTGTAGCGCCCCGGCGGCCTCTAGCGCAGTCGCTTCATCGATCGACACGGCCAACTGCGCACGCGCCTCACTGCCCGCACGCGCTATGCTGGCAACCGCGATCCAGTCATCGAACCCATCCGCACGCACACCGGTTCCGGAGACAGTCAGGTAGGTGTCGCCTCGGCGGCGGGCAATCC
Coding sequences:
- a CDS encoding 3-methyladenine DNA glycosylase, yielding MHVLSPCEWRELRDAHERAVHERTASHLERRSRGEKHPVEDFLFTYYPFKPGKLATWHPGAGRAVVVETSADETYFNRRWYTRSQHAGHTVAHVDVGAWEADRGQGATFIRQLLEATVDREASFGCFGLHEWAMVYKQTAQEHRHSHVPLRLSQEETDRVVENHRIQCSHYDAFRFFTPPARPLNTLQPTRQGMRTNEQPGCLHAGMDLYKWAMKLEPIVESATVLDAFDLARAIRTLDMEASPYDVRAWGYGIVAIETAQGKAEYMRRQEDFSLQAQDLRRRLITQIDQALELI
- a CDS encoding malate dehydrogenase — its product is MKIVAVSGAAGNIGYNVLGRLADGYVYGDEPIELRLLEVPQAVQALDGVIMELVDHASPRIANIVATDDPEVAFDGAHAALLIGSAPRKDGMTRVDLLEVNAGIFATQGRVLGQVAHPDCKVVVTGNPANTNALVAAHHAEKEGFNPANITALTRLDHNRLIGQVAQRARVSAGEIAQVAVWGNHSNTQFPDLTFATVSGTPALDVIDKDTWLDTIVPTVATRGGAVIKARGGSSVVSASSATLDHLRDWEQGTDGRWVSMAVPTQALPEEARYGVPAGVVYSYPVTIENGIYTVVPQLELTDLQRERITASANELLDERSTAAGKGHLD